The genomic stretch CTGGCATTCTGGGCTGGCAACATGGCAAGTGGAGGGCAGGTTGCACAAGTTGCATCGCTTTTATTCAGAACCCTGTTGATTTTTGGATAAGAATCTTGTTTCAGAGGAGTATAGTAGGAGATAATAGCGTGATTCCTCAAAAAAAGAATATGATCAGAGCTGTCAAACTTTTTGGCAACACGTTCTGCTAGGCTGGTCCTGTGCATTTTTACAAATAATTTGATTTCGAAAGTTTCTTGCGCTAGATTAACTTGCATTGTCATCATTTCGATTCACGAAGTAGAATTTCAACACATCGACTGCAACATGTACTAGTGTACATATCCTGCAGTAGTCTATTTACTTCACAAATCTTGAGGACAGTTTGAAATGCTCACTAGTTATGTGGGTTGAACACCGTCCAGATATAAGTCAACTGACAGACCAACAACTCTAAGCTAAAGACAGGAGTATACTGTAAAGTTCAGCAACCAAAGCCATGTGATGTGAGTCAAAGTTCAGACTTGAGAGAATCAAATACAACTGTGTATGATTGCGTTTTAATAATCCAACATGGAGCCGACATGTTGCGTAATGCCTACTCTGGCAGTTCCCAAATTAATTTCAACTTCATGCATGTCTCCTTGAAGCTTTGAACGCAGCGGTACAATTTACTTAACTGTGTACTCTAGAGGAGAGCAACTGATTTCTCCCACAGACAACTTCATCTTTTTTCTGATTTTCCAAATGTTCATCAAATTACAGAAAATCTGTCATGGCAGCCTCcataaaaaaaaaactgccaagcAAATGGTACATTTAGTACATCCACGGCTGCAATCCCAGCATCAGTATGCTAGAACCTTACAAACTTGCATGATATATATGCACACAAAGATAGTACTGCACTTATTTGGGCATGAATGGATGGAACAGGCAGGACGTACCGCATCAGGGTGCACAACGTGGGCACGTCGACGAGCCTCAACTTCCGGATCCAGGGGCACAACATGCTGCTGGTGGAGACGGAGGGCTCCTACACCACGCAGCAGAACTACACCAGCCTCGACGTCCACGTCGGCCAGTCCTACTCCTTCCTCGTCACCACGGACCAGAACGCCAGCTCCGACTACTACGTGGTCGCCAGCGCCCGCATGGTGAACGAGTCCCTCTGGCGCCGCGTCACGGGCGTCGCCGTCCTCCGCTACTCCAACTCCGGCGGCGCCGCCTCCGGCCCGCTCCCGGACCCGCCGCAGGACCAGTTCGACAAGACACTGTCCATGAACCAGGCGCGGTCCGTGCGGTGGAACCTGAGCGCGGGCGCCGCGCGGCCCAACCCGCAGGGCTCCTTCCGGTACTCGTCCATCAACGTCACGCAGGCGTACCTGCTGCGAAGCACGGCGCCGGCGGAGATCGGCGGGCGGCGCAGGGCCGCGCTGAACGGGCTCTCCTTCTCCCCGCCGGAGACGCCGCTGCGGCTCGCCGACGCGTACGACCTGAAGGACGCTTACACCCTCGACTTCCCGGACAGGCCGGACGCTGCGCGGCCGCCCCGGATCGCGCGGTCCGTCATCAACGGCACGTACCGGGGATTCATGGAGATCATCTTCCAGAACAACGACACCAGGATGCAGAGCTACCACATGGACGGGTACGCCTTCTTCGTCGTCGGGATGGACTACGGGGAGTGGACGGAGAGCAGCCGGGGCACGTACAACAAGGGGGACAGCGTGGCGCGGAGCACCGTGCAGGTGTACCCGGGCGCCTGGACGGCGGTGCTCGTGTCGCTGGACAACGTCGGGTTCTGGAACGTGCGGTCGGAGAACCTCGACTCCTGGTATCTGGGGCAGGAGGTCTACGTCAGGGTCGTCAACACGGAGGACGGCGCCAACAAGACCGAGATGGCCGTCCCGAGCAACGCACTCTACTGCGGCCAGCTCCACAAGTACCAGAAGTACGTACTACGAGCCTCCAGATCACCATATCCTATCTTTTCCATGTACCAGCATTCAGCAGTAACTCGATATGTTTGCTTGCAGGGAGCAGACTCCTCATCACAAGATGACAGCGGCGtctgcggcggctccggcgcAGTCGGCCGTGGAGAGCCAGCTTCTTTCGGCGGCGATCATGCTCCTCGTCGGAGCCCTGACGTTCGCGTTGTAGCGAGGCTGTGGATCAGCTTGCTTTTGCGCAGAGGGTGATTTCGTCTGTGTAGGTTTTGTGCAATAGAATCAGAGAGGTGCAGGTTGGTTTGCCTCCCGTTTTTCCTGTCGATATGAGTTTGTGAATGTACCGGGACTGTGCGCCTGAGCC from Lolium rigidum isolate FL_2022 chromosome 4, APGP_CSIRO_Lrig_0.1, whole genome shotgun sequence encodes the following:
- the LOC124647581 gene encoding monocopper oxidase-like protein SKU5, whose protein sequence is MWRLLALAVSAAVLAAPRPAMAGDPYAFFDWDVSYVTAAPLGVKQQVIGINGKFPGPVVNVTTNWNVVVNVLNDLDEPLLITWNGIQHRKNCWQDGVLGTNCPIPSGWNWTYEFQVKDQIGSFFYFPSTALQRAAGGFGGIVVNNRDVIAVPFARPDGDITILIGDWYNGNHTDLRKMLDEGKDLGMPDGVLINGKGPYRYNDSLVQAGIEHETIDVQPGRTYRIRVHNVGTSTSLNFRIQGHNMLLVETEGSYTTQQNYTSLDVHVGQSYSFLVTTDQNASSDYYVVASARMVNESLWRRVTGVAVLRYSNSGGAASGPLPDPPQDQFDKTLSMNQARSVRWNLSAGAARPNPQGSFRYSSINVTQAYLLRSTAPAEIGGRRRAALNGLSFSPPETPLRLADAYDLKDAYTLDFPDRPDAARPPRIARSVINGTYRGFMEIIFQNNDTRMQSYHMDGYAFFVVGMDYGEWTESSRGTYNKGDSVARSTVQVYPGAWTAVLVSLDNVGFWNVRSENLDSWYLGQEVYVRVVNTEDGANKTEMAVPSNALYCGQLHKYQKEQTPHHKMTAASAAAPAQSAVESQLLSAAIMLLVGALTFAL